The Lagenorhynchus albirostris chromosome 12, mLagAlb1.1, whole genome shotgun sequence nucleotide sequence tgtactctttttttctcctaataaatactttacttgtttcactactttccgtctttgtgggaattctttttctgcaaagctgTAGaaccagggccttgtcactgaccactggtctagtggctaggattcggtgctctcactgccacgaCCAGACCTCAATCACTGGCCAGGAactgaaaccctgcttcaagccgctgcaggccgaggccacctgcATTTCACTAAGGAGAGCTGAGAACACTAAAAACAGATCTTGCAGCCACAGTCTGAAAAATACTGTAACCTTCGGAAACTGTGCTACTTCCTAGTGGGTTCTTTGATTATGGATTAATGACAATATTTCTAAAGAATCTTAAAGAAAAGCAGCAACACAATAATCCATTCAgaaacaggaggaggaagagggagagagggaaagagggagagagggaaagagggagtgagacagagagaaagagaaaggaaatatgtACAGCACtcgctttttttgtttgttttttccctattttctgtttctttcattaaGTTAAAGTAGGTCTCCCTGgcttaaaaagaatgaggaaagcagaataaaggagaaataggCTAGGGAATGACGCGGTGACTCAGTACTTAATAGTATGGAGATATAACACAAATTAGTatcaaaaatacacaaagagaagggaaagggcaGCATAACGGAAATCGATACAATTAGATCAAATGGGTTATGAGAGAGGGATGTAAAAGATTATGGAAAAAGAGAACACGGCTCAGATTCAAACTCATCAGGTAAGGGGACAGGAAAATAAGGCACATTTAAATAAAAGAGTGACAGAACAAATATTCATGGAGAATGATTAaactttcattatttcctttcacaAAAGCAGGAAAGGGCCATTTTAGAATCTTCCGTTACCCTGGTGCCATTAGTTCCATTTTTCCTGGCTTCCTCTTTGGTTGCACTGACCTGTGAAAGGACTTCAAGGTCAATTTGCTTAGACTTTCTCAGCCCGCAACTTTGGAATCACGAGGGAAGCTTGAACCAATGCCGGGACTCACTTGGGAGGAATTAAATCAGAAAATCTGGGGTGAGGCCCAACGTGAAACTGCTTTAAAACTTCCCGCCCGACTCCACCAGTCTCCGGAGAGGTGATCCATCGTGTGTCCGAACCTTAAGTCCCGCCCCATCTCGCCGGAAGCGGCCACAGGGGGGAGCACATCCACGCCCCGGAGGAAGGCGCGCTTCCTTTGAGATACTCTGGGCGGAGACGCTGCATGCGCCCTCCCGACCGCTGGGGGGCGAACGGCGCGCAATCAGCGTCCGCTTTCCGGCGCGCGGCCAGAGCGACCCCAGACAAGCTCATGCTCCGGTGCGTCCCGGAGGTCGCCCGCGCCGGTGTTTAACCACGTGTGGTGTGAATTTAAGGGCATCATGTTATGAAGAGATGGGAGCTGCGGTGACTCGCGCAATCAGGAATTTCAACCTAGAGAACCGGGCGGAACGGGAAATCAGCAGGATGAAGCCCTCCCCCGCTCCGAGGCACCCCTCCACCAAGAACCTCCTGCGAGAGCAGATGAGCAGTAAGTGGTGCCAGGGCGCGTGGGGCCTTGCGGTGCGGGCTCCCTGTGCGGGCTGGGCTGTTCCACGCCGGTGGACCTCCGTCCAGTGGTGGGGGTGACCGGGGTCGGCTGCAGTCACTCGGGTCAGCCGAGCGCGGGAAGGGGGAGCCACCAGGCCGGTGACATTGAGACAGTCCCCTTGCGCTCGCGGTGGAGGCGGCGGCTCTGCCTACTTCGTAGTCATGGAGGTGTTAGCTTGTGCCCCCGCtgcccccgccctccccggctTTTGTCTTTAATGCTCAGTGACTTGATACAGGGAATCAAAATCAGAAGGGATCGTGTGCAAGAGAACTCTCTAGATGTCTTCACAGATTGATAGACACCGAGCTTGACCTAGCATTTTGAGTTACACTTAAAACATGTTCTGTAGTGTTCGAGTGATTGTTGATTAAGCAAAAAGTTAAAAGTGACTGCCTTGTGTTAAGTGTTTAGGATCTTAGAGGAAACTTTCTTTGGCTTTAAATATTgtgacattctttttctttctttaggccATCCAGAAATTAAGGGAGAAATTGCTAGAAAAGATGACAAACTGCTGTCATTACTAAAAGATGTGTATGTCCATTCCAAAGATCCCGTGTCTTTTGTTCAGGTAATGTGTGTTTTAATTGAGTAAATACATAATTTAACCCTTTGGAGCTCCAGGAGAATGACCAAGAGAAGTGTGGCAAATAGTAAAAAAGAGTGAGTGCTCTGCAAGTGTAAAACTGTCAGTGTGCTTCTGACCAGAATGCAGAGCATTGGCAAAGTTGAAGTACAGCAGTCTAAGCCAGACACATATGCCTCCGTTCATTGGATATTTTCCGAAATTCTAAAAGACTTGTGAAAGTATTGATTGTGTGCAACTCGGTGAATTATTTGGTATTATTTCAGAATTTGTAAGATTTGGTAAGGTACTTCTAGTGATTGTCATTGGAATGACCAAAGGAGGGCTTTAATACTATTTTCTCATACTTCAGTGGATTGAGGTATGTTTTAATATCAGAGATTCCTTTAGTGTTGTGTTGTTggtgcttgattttttttaattttgttttttaagaatattattaAGATAGAATACGTAAAGATAGGGAGATCACAGAATACACTGGGAACGGGAACCTGTATGTAAGTGCCAGGCACAAGTGCTTTGCATACAGAGAAGAACAAAACATCTCTAGTCCTTGATTTCACGGTGCTTATAGTGTTGTGAGGGACACAGGCATTAAACAGATGAGCAACCATAGGTACATAGTTACTAATAACTCTCTGAAGGAGAAATATAGGCACAGTGAGCATATCAGAGGGACTTTTTTGAGACTGAAGGATCAGGGATGgtttctgaggaagtgacattcaAACTCAGGCCTGAAGGATGGGTGGGAGTTAACCAGATGAATTTGTGGGGCAGGAAGGTTCTAAGTAGGAGGAAGAGTTTGATTGAAGGAGAGGGAATTGCCAATGACAATTCCTATCTTTCCATTCTAAAATTCTCTGCTTGTCTCTGTAGATAGGCAATAGACGGTTTGCACAGATAAAGTTATTAGTATGATTTTCACTAGAGAAGAGATATAAAACTCATGTACAATAAGGTATGTAAATTGTTGCACACAATAGCAGTTATAGAGTTCGATTATCACCATATACtcataagaaatatatgtataggGGTTGATGTTCATgttctttatgttatttttagGCAGGAGTTAGATAATACTTCTAAGTATTGTTTCTCTCACATGTACTTATTCATTCGAAAATTGGCTCTTGGGGAGCAAAAAACACTTCTTATGTATAAAACACAGAAATGTAGTTATAATACATAGGATACATACAGTGGTATTAAAATTTCTTGGGGGGGTAttaggaaaaatctgaaaagactcACGCAGAGTCATAATGAAGAAAAGGTTGAAGTGCCTATTTATGttctttgtacctttttttcttttgggcagttcataattttcttaatgatttgtgATGTCCCTGGACATCAGTGGAAAGTGAAGAAGTTGTTAGGAGTATTTCAGGCCAGAGTTACAGTATGAAGGTAGGAGAGAGTGTGATGCCTTTAGAGTTCAGTACAGCTAGGAGAAAGTATGAGGGATGAATTTGGGAGAAATGAGGTGGGGTAGAGAGTAATAGGGGCCAGATCATGAAGATCCTTATTTGTCTTGCTAAGGAATTTGGGTTTTATCCTGAGGGCAGTGGGAAATCATTGAAGAGTTTCCTGTCGAACAGTGACATCAGATTTGCTTCATTCTGGGGACAGTTTTGAGAGTGGGCTGGGAAGGAACGAAATGCATTTTATCTAGTTAGAGGAGACCAGGGTTTTGCAGTAGTTCCTGCAAGAGACGTTGGCTTGAACAAGGGTGATTTAGTGACTGGGAGAGAAGTGAACGGGTTTGAGAGGGACTTTGGTAGTATCAGCAGGATTTGGTCGTTGATTGCCTATaatgagagagagggggaggtgTAAGGCATCATGTAAGAGAAGCTCTGGGTTTTGGAGTGGGATATGGGAGGTGGGTGGTAATGGTCACCGAGCTAGTGGATATGGGGATAGTATTGGATTTTCAGAGGAAAGGGAtaagttcagttttggacatgttgatTTTGATGTGCTTATAGATTATCCAAGTAAAGATGTCATTTGTCATTTGGGAATTTGGATCTGGAAGTCAGGAGAAAGGTCGAGGTTTGAGATCACATTCGAGAGTCATTAACACGTAGATAATAGTAATAAGGGGGTGTGTGGGATTGCTTGGGAGGAATGTGTAGAGTGAGAAGACAGCCTGGGCTAGAATTTGGTGCATACTAACATTTACGGGGCATCTGAAGGGAAATAGTCcacaaaggaaacagaaggaaccactacagaaacagatggaaaacTAGGAGAGGGGTGGtatggaaaccaaaggaaagatAGTTGTGGGTCCGTGGGAGTGGTCAGCAATGTCAGGTGCTGTAGTGAGTTCAGATAAAGCCTGAAAAGTGTCCTCTGGATGCAGATCTAATCTTCTGGATTTGAGATCACAAGTATCTCTTTTAAAGTTGaactaaaaagaaggaaactggtcATAAAAAAAGTGTTGGTGGGTGTTTGTAAAATTTGGTGACTATAGCATTTTCATATTTTGACCAAACAGCAGTAATAGGCAGGGTGCATTTGAAAGGAAAGGTAAAGAGGGATGGTTGGTGTAGCTGATAGAGGAATGGAATACAGAGCACAAATGCAAGGGTTAAGCTTGGGCGggacagacagatggaaagatggGTGTTATAGGtagttttacttatatttattgcGGTCTTAGAGGCAttagtttattttctctgaagaGGCAAGATCTCTAGCAATATTTGAATTCATTCAAGGTGTTTGGAGGCACTGAATATGAAATACAAAactaggaaacagaatggagattaTCAGGTACGCCATTAGAGCAGCATCAGAATCCTGCCCTTCTAAAGCagttttttatcttttctaatcaGTGCATTATTgttgttcttttaatatatatgaaataatgtaCTAAGTGGATGGTATAcatttgattattattttctaGAACTACCTAAATTTTCTAATGATTGACTTATGGTTATGAAACGGTGATATGGCAAAAGTGCCATTGAACTATGACTCattataatgagaaaatataGTTTAGAAAATCATGGGtagtatttatttgaagaataatAATAGAGATTCTAGAATCATGAAAGTAGATGTCAAATCCTTGCTCTCATCTTGAAagcttattttttggtttttgtttcttgataCTAGGTAAAGGATGCTGGAACACCTCAGAAGCCAAAGGAGTTCAGGTTGCCAAAAGACCATCATTCTGACATGATGAATGTTAAGAACATTCCCAAAGGCAAAATTTCCGTTGTAGAGGCACTGACACTTCTCAATAATCATAAACTTTATCCAGACACATGGACCGCTGAGAAAATAGCTGAAGAATACCATCTAGAACAGCAAGATGTAAATTCCCTTCTCAAATATTTCGTTACTTTTGAAGTCAAAATCTTACCCCCTGAAGGCAAGAAAGCAATACAATCAAAATGAAGAGAATCTTGAAataacttttcctttatttactcTGCATCCCTGTAccctgtttattttctcatttttagcatattaaattatataaattaccAAATGTGTTAAGCTCCCTCCTTGTGAGAGCATGCTATATATTGAGCTCTGCTGAATTTTCAGGATTGCTGTTAGAattaattttgttctcttttaaactttaatttggTTTAGGCATATGTTCTTATGCAATAACTTATTAGCATGACTAATCAGCACatgtataaatttattataaataaaagagtTATCATACTTTAGGCAAATCATATCATCAGCCTTTAAATTGATATATAACCTCTTGGGAAATGTCCTGAATCCCTCGTTTAACATTCAAAGCTTCACCTTCCAATTTTGGTGGTTAGTTTATGtatgaaataactttttaaaaatataaacaggaattggtgtatttaaaattttagcagTCTCTGCTTTGACAAACAGGTAAGTTCAAAAACTTTCAGAGAGACAGGCATAGTGGAAcctatctgaaaaaaataacttttctctgGACTTAGCATAGAAATACAAGGAAATTTTAAAGAGTGGATAAATCAGAGAACTATGGTAAATTGAATTTGGTGAtcaaatacatatattattttctaatttaaattctggttgaaagaagagaaaaagtagcAAGTAGAAATATAAAGTGGGATCACTGGAAGGGAAATTGCTGCTTCATCCATTTAACAAACTTCTGAGCACAGTGTGTCTTAAGTGAGGGTCTTAAGTCTTAAGTGAGATTGTGTAACTTGAGCTCTGTCATATTACTACCTGTGGGATTTTGGGTAGATTGTGTAACCTCTTTGAGATTGAATTTCCCCTATAAGAATTATAGTGCTGCCTTATTAAATCAAAGGGTTACTGTGAAGATACATAAGATAACAAAGGACTACAAAGGACTGAACAAATTCgactcatttttttccatctgagAAGAGCAGCCTGGGGAGGTTTCATGACCTAGCTAAGATTATTCTGTAGTTTATGACATAGCCAGGCCCAGAATTTAGGCTTTCAAAGTCCTAGTGctatgtttttttcaaaaaatatatctcaaaagTGTAGAAGGTGTGAGTTGTGGGAATATTCAGAGAATGTGGTAAGAAAAATTCCAGGTTATCAGTGTCTTTCTGAGGGAAGACAGGCATTCCCTACTTTCCAGGGATTTCCCTGGAAATGGTATGGAAGTTGCTGAGGAATTCAGCATGATGATGGAATGAGGCATTTGTAATGTTGAGAAGAGAAAAACTGACTGAGATGGGTAAGTTTTAAGCTGTATTCAAGTGCAGTCCCATTATGTGAATAAACTATACCTACCTATATTTGGTTCAAAACtagttcttttaagaaaaaaagaattcttaatataaaattgtattttaaaactcCGATAACTCAATTatcaaaactgttttcttttaccAAATAAAGGTCAATACTTGTACTTGAATCACTAATACTGCTATTTCTGAGCCATCTTCCCTATTCAAATTTGCACTGTGATTAGGCGGCTGTAAATATAGCTGTTGTTATGTGTGTCACATGATAAAATAAAGTACTTCCCATATCATTCATTGGCCTATTACTGCTTTTTATTACAGGTAGGAGAGTGTTGGGTAGTAGTGGTGTCACAGAAGGCATGGAGTTGAGATTCAGAAAAATCTAGATGTAGATCTCAGCGTCCCTCTAGCCACGTGATGTTAGAAATgtcctcaactgtaaaacaggTAATTGCTAACATCTTAAAAGCAGTTACTGTACTAGGCATTGATCAAGAAAATTTAATAGGCATGAGGATAAGTACTGTTAACCATATTTTACAGGGAAAATTGAAGCATAGAAAtctaaagtaacttttaaaagattACCTAGCAAACATTGGAACCTGGATTTAAACCCTTGTAGGTTATTTTCAAAACCTTGTGCTCCTAACTACAACACTATGTTGTCTTTCTGTGGGATTATAAGAATTAAGTgaggagggaccttcaagatggcagaggagtaagacgtggagatcaccttcctccccacagatacatcagaaatacatctccatgtggaacaactcctacagaacacctaccgaatGCTGGccaaagacctcagacttcccaaaaggcaagaaaatccccacgtacctgggtagggcaaaaggaaaaacaaaaaaaacggacaaaagaataggaatgggacctgaacctctgggagggagctgtgaagagtgaaaagcttccacacactgggaagccccttcactggtagagACAGGGGGCAggcggggggaagcttcagagccacagaggagagcacagcaacaagggtgcagagggcaaaacggagagattcccgcagagaGGAATGGTGGTGACCAGCagtcaccagcctgagaggcttgtctgctcacccaccggggagggcaggggctggaagctgaggctcaggctttggaggtcagatcccagggagaggactggggttggctgtgtgaacacagcctgaagggggctagtgtgccacagctagctgggagggagtccgggaaaaagtctggacctgcctaagaggcaagagaccattgtttcagggtgcacgaggagaaggGATTCCTTCCCCATGTTCCCACAGAAGGCACAGCActgcctaagtgagctccagagatgggcgggaACCACGACTATCAGCTTGGACACCAGAGaagggcatgaaatgctaacgctgccaccaagaatcctgtgtgcaagcacaggtcagtATCCAACCCCTGCCCCCCGCTGGGAGCCTGCGCAGTctgccactgccagtgtcccgtgatccagggacaacttccccagagaacacacggcacgcctcaggctgttgcaatgtcatggcGGCCTCTGCTGCGACAGGCTctccctgcattccaattatgactaccatacccctccctctccccagcctgagtgagcaagagagccctaatcagctgctgcttaaCCCCCTCCTGTGTGAGCAGGGAACAGACTCCTGAGGgtggcctacatgcagaggtggggccaaaaccaaagctgaaccccaggagctgtgcaaacaaagagggaaagggaaatctctccctgcagcctcaggagcagcagattaaatccccacaatcaacatGATGAACGCTGAATCTGAagaatacctgagtagacaatgaatgttcccaaactgaggtggtggactttgggagcaactgtagacttcagGTTTGCTGTCTGAGACtgatttggttttgatttttatatttatcttagtttagtttttagtgcttgttatcattggtggatttattgtttttgttgctctcttctatttttattttaataattaaaaaaatttttttactatttttttattattatttttttctttcttctcccttctctctgagccatgtgactgacagggtcttgatgctctgACAGGCTTGagcctctcaggtgggagagccgagttcaggacattgatccaccagagacctcctggctccacgtaatatcaattggtgagtactctcccagagatctccatctaaactccaagacccagccccacccaatggccagcaagctccagtgctgggcacTCCatacaaaacaactagcaagacaggaacacaaccccacgcattagcagagaggctacctgaaatcatactaagttcacagacacaccaaaacacatcactggacttggccctgcccaccagaaagacaagatccagccccaccgaccagaaaacaggcaccagtcccctcccccaggaagcctacacaagccactgaaacaacctcacccactgggggcagacaccaaaaacaatgggaattaacgaacctgcagcctgggaaaaagagaccccaaacacagtaagttaaacaaaatgagaagacagagaaatacacagcagatgaaggagcaaggtaaaaacgcaccagaccaaacagatgaagaggaaataggcagtctacctgaaaaagaattcagactaatgatagtgaagatgatccaaaattttggaaatagaatggagaaaatacaagaagcatttaacaaggacctagaagaactaaagagcaaacaaacaatgatgaacaacacaataaatgaaattaaaaattctctagaaagaaacaatagcagaataactgaggaagactcaaatcaacagaattagaaatgaaaaaggagaagtaacaactgacactgcagatatacaaaggatcatgagagattactgcaagcaaccgtatgccaataaaatggacaacctgaaagaaatggacaaattctgagaaaagcacaaccttccaagactgaacccagatataatagaaaatataaacagaccagtcacaagccctgaaattgaaactgtgattaaaaatcttccaacaaacaaaagcccaggaccagatggcttcacaggcaaattctatcaaacattcagagaagagctaacacccatccttctcaaagtcttccaaaacattgcaaaacattgcagaggaaggaacactcccaaactcactctatgaggccaccatcaccccgataccaaaaccagacaaagatgtcaccaaaaaagaaactacaggccaatatcactgatgaacattgatgcaaaaatcctcaacaaaatacagcaaacagaatccagcagcacactgaaaggatcatataccatgatcaagtggggtttatcccaggaatgcaaggattcttcagtatatgcaaatcaatcaatgtgatacaccttattaacaaattgaagaataaaaaccatatgatcatctcaatagatgcagaaaaagttctgacaaaattcaacacccatttatgataaaaaccctgaagaaggtaggcatagagggaaactacctcaacataataaaggccatatatgacaaacccacagccaacatcgtcctcagtggtgaaaaactgaaaccatttccactaagatcaggaacaagacaaggttgcccactctcaccactattagtcaacatagttttggaagttttagccacggcagtcagagaagaaaaagaaataaaaggaatccaaatccgaaaagaagaagtaaaactgtcactctttgtagatgacatgatactatacatagagaatcctaagtatgctaccagaaaactactagagctagtcaatgaattggtaaagtagcaggataaaaaattaatgcagagaaatctcttgcattcctatacactaaggctgaaaaatctgaaagagaaattcaggaaaaattcccatttaccattgcaacaaaaagaataaaatacctaggaataaacctacctaaggagacaaaagacctgtatgcagaaaactataagacactgatgaaagaaattaaagatgatacaaacagatggagagatataccatgttattggattggaagaatcaacattgtgaaaatgagtctactacccaaagcaattgacagattcaatgcaatccctgtcaatctgccaatggcatttttcacagaagtagaacaaaaaatttcacaatttgtatggaaatgcaaaaaccccaaacagccaaagcaacctggaaaagaaaaatggagctgaggaatcaggctctcagacttcagactatactacaaagatacacaaaaacagaaatatagatcagtggaacaggatagaaagcccagagataaacccccacacatatggtcacctcatctttgacaaaggagtcaagaatatacagtggagaagagacagcttcttcaataagtggtgctgggaaaactggacatctacatgtaaaagaaagaaattagaacacttcctaacaccatacacaaaaataaactcaaaatggattaaagacctaaatgtaaggccagacactataaaactctcagaggaaaacatagaacactctatgacataaatcacagcaaggtcctttttgtcCCACTCttagagtaatgataataaaaacaaaaataaacaaatgggacctaatgaaacttaaaagcttttgcatggcaaaggaaaccataaagaagacaaaaagacaaccctcagaatgggagaaaatatttgcaaacgaagcaactgacaaaggattaatctccaaaatatacaagcagctcatgcagctcaatatcaaaaaaacaaaaaacccaatccaaaaatgggcagaagacctaaatagacatttctccaaagaagatatacagattgccaacaaacacatgaaaggatgctcaacatcactaatcattagagaaatggaaatcaaacctacaatgaggtatcacctcacaccggtcagaatgtccatcatcaaaaaagctgcaaacaataaatcctggagagcgtatgaagaaaagggaagcctcttgcacttttgttgggaatgtaaattgacaaccactctggagaacagcatggaggttccttaaaaagtaaaaatagaactaccatatgacccagcaatcccactactgggaatataccctgagaaaaccataattcaaaaagagacatgtaccacaatgttcattgcagcactatttacaatagccagcacatggaagcaacctaagtgtccattgacagatgaatggataaagaagatggggcacatatatacaatggaatattactcagccataaaaagaaacaaattgagttacttgtagtgaggtggatggacctagagtctgtcatacggagtgaagtaagtcagaaagagacaaacaaataccatatgctaacacatatatatatggaatctaaaaaaaaaaacggttctgatgaacctaggggcagtacaggaataaagacaaagatgtagagaatggacttgaggacatggggagggagggaaggggaagctaggacgaagtgagagagtagcactgacatatacacactaccaaatgtaaaatagatagccagtgggaagcagctgcaaagcacggggagatcagctcggtgctttgtaaccacctagaggggtgggatagggagggtgggagggagacgcaagagggaggggatatggggatatatgtatacatatagctgatccactttgttatacagcagaaactaacacaacattgtaaaaaattaaaaaaaaaaaaaga carries:
- the NDUFAF4 gene encoding NADH dehydrogenase [ubiquinone] 1 alpha subcomplex assembly factor 4 codes for the protein MGAAVTRAIRNFNLENRAEREISRMKPSPAPRHPSTKNLLREQMSSHPEIKGEIARKDDKLLSLLKDVYVHSKDPVSFVQVKDAGTPQKPKEFRLPKDHHSDMMNVKNIPKGKISVVEALTLLNNHKLYPDTWTAEKIAEEYHLEQQDVNSLLKYFVTFEVKILPPEGKKAIQSK